One Glutamicibacter halophytocola DNA segment encodes these proteins:
- a CDS encoding NAD(P)/FAD-dependent oxidoreductase, which yields MSSVHIIGGGVAGYTLARELVRHNYAGTVTISDPQGLPYDRPPLSKTLQAEPFAPAVWYAEHGISLLPEMVEDLPLPDSEDDWVVLATGTTPVLLQVPGAQHARTLHTAADAAALAQVLDSSMFGLQVLVIGAGLIGAEFASTAKMLGAQVTLVSNTEAPLASVLGQDLAQQLHADHAQRGIRTITGAVASIEADHAVVDGERLDAELIVSAIGVQPETSLAAALGLGIDDGIVVDGEQRSPSHRQVLAIGDAARVQGARRAVHWEAAMEDAAQAAATIMKAAPVQRSVPWFWTDRHEMHVETVGEFSQAATTIIRRNRRGKIQTVFGLDHGGTLVAASMVDGGLMAKAVKRLIARGITPSIEQLEDPSVGPRELGRSER from the coding sequence ATGTCTTCAGTGCATATCATCGGCGGCGGAGTCGCGGGCTATACGCTGGCCAGGGAACTGGTGCGGCACAACTACGCCGGAACCGTCACCATCAGCGACCCCCAGGGCTTGCCCTATGACCGGCCGCCACTGAGCAAAACGCTGCAGGCCGAGCCCTTCGCCCCAGCTGTCTGGTACGCCGAGCACGGCATTAGCCTCTTGCCGGAAATGGTAGAGGATCTGCCGCTTCCCGACTCGGAAGATGACTGGGTAGTCCTTGCCACCGGCACCACCCCGGTACTGCTGCAGGTCCCAGGCGCCCAGCACGCCCGCACCCTGCACACCGCGGCCGATGCCGCCGCGCTGGCGCAGGTGCTGGACTCCTCGATGTTCGGCCTGCAAGTCCTGGTGATCGGAGCGGGACTGATCGGGGCGGAATTCGCCTCCACCGCCAAGATGCTCGGGGCGCAGGTCACCCTCGTGTCGAATACCGAGGCGCCGCTGGCCTCGGTCCTGGGCCAAGACCTGGCCCAGCAGCTGCATGCGGACCATGCCCAGCGCGGCATCAGGACGATCACCGGCGCCGTGGCCAGCATCGAAGCAGACCACGCAGTGGTTGATGGCGAACGCCTGGACGCCGAGCTGATCGTCAGCGCCATCGGCGTGCAGCCTGAAACCTCGTTGGCCGCCGCCCTCGGGCTGGGCATAGATGATGGCATCGTGGTGGACGGCGAACAGCGTTCGCCCAGCCATCGGCAGGTGCTGGCCATCGGCGACGCGGCGCGCGTGCAGGGCGCTCGCCGGGCGGTGCACTGGGAAGCGGCCATGGAAGATGCCGCCCAAGCCGCCGCCACCATCATGAAGGCTGCACCGGTGCAGCGCTCGGTGCCATGGTTCTGGACCGACCGCCACGAAATGCATGTGGAAACGGTGGGGGAGTTCAGCCAGGCAGCCACCACGATCATTCGGCGCAATCGCCGAGGCAAGATCCAGACGGTGTTTGGCCTGGACCATGGCGGCACGCTGGTTGCCGCCAGCATGGTCGACGGCGGGCTCATGGCCAAGGCCGTCAAGCGCCTGATCGCACGAGGCATCACACCGAGCATTGAACAATTGGAAGACCCGAGCGTGGGTCCCCGTGAATTAGGGCGGAGCGAACGATGA
- a CDS encoding non-heme iron oxygenase ferredoxin subunit, translated as MSYRVGSTDLVPEGESLLVSASDSGAAEDIAIFHAEDGNFYALQDECTHEVASLSDGWIEGCSVECPIHSSTFDLKTGRVQCMPATVDARTYTVNVVDGVLELDI; from the coding sequence TTGAGCTACCGAGTCGGTTCCACGGATCTAGTGCCCGAGGGAGAGTCCCTGCTGGTCAGCGCCAGCGATAGCGGAGCTGCCGAGGACATTGCGATCTTCCATGCCGAAGACGGCAACTTCTATGCGCTGCAAGACGAATGCACCCACGAGGTCGCCTCGCTGTCCGACGGCTGGATTGAAGGCTGCTCGGTGGAGTGCCCCATCCACTCCTCGACCTTCGACCTGAAAACAGGGCGGGTCCAGTGCATGCCGGCCACCGTGGATGCGCGCACCTACACCGTAAACGTGGTTGACGGTGTCCTGGAGCTCGACATCTAA
- a CDS encoding N-acetylglucosamine kinase: MQLPIMALDGGQTSIKIRAVDRAGTGRELSSPGVRTDEPLIAQVAGALHRAMEETGTIPQIIAVGLSGLTRAQHDARALHDALGVDGVQRVILAHDSLTSYLGALGSGPGVVTAAGTGVVTLGVGADSVARVDGWGHIMGDAGSGYWIGRRALDAVMRSHDGRGAKTLLSRAVQEKWPDLDEAYIQLQSSPDAVSEVASLAQAVADCAGNDPLAAQISQDAAHELAFSAVTAAQRVGSSGHGPFRVAAIGGVFRNGLLRGEFSRRLQALDPDLELVPAAGNGLDGAQVLASLTSDHPLWQLVSAS, from the coding sequence ATGCAATTGCCGATCATGGCGCTGGACGGCGGCCAAACAAGCATCAAGATCCGCGCAGTGGATCGCGCCGGCACCGGCCGCGAGCTCAGCAGCCCGGGGGTGCGCACCGATGAGCCGCTGATCGCCCAGGTCGCTGGCGCCCTGCACCGCGCCATGGAGGAGACCGGAACCATCCCGCAGATCATCGCCGTCGGGCTCTCGGGGCTCACCCGCGCCCAGCATGACGCCAGGGCGCTGCACGATGCCCTGGGCGTCGACGGGGTGCAGCGGGTGATCCTCGCCCATGATTCGCTCACCTCCTATCTCGGTGCGCTTGGCAGCGGGCCCGGAGTGGTTACCGCGGCCGGAACCGGCGTCGTCACCCTGGGCGTGGGAGCCGACTCGGTGGCCCGGGTCGATGGCTGGGGCCATATTATGGGGGACGCGGGCAGCGGGTATTGGATTGGCCGCCGAGCTCTGGACGCCGTGATGCGCTCCCATGACGGCAGGGGAGCCAAGACCCTTTTGAGCCGCGCAGTGCAGGAAAAATGGCCGGACCTGGACGAAGCCTATATCCAGTTGCAGTCCTCGCCCGATGCGGTCTCCGAGGTGGCATCTTTGGCCCAGGCGGTCGCCGATTGCGCGGGAAACGACCCCCTGGCCGCGCAGATCAGCCAGGACGCCGCCCATGAGCTGGCCTTCAGCGCAGTGACGGCAGCACAACGGGTGGGCTCATCTGGCCATGGCCCGTTCCGCGTGGCCGCAATTGGCGGAGTGTTCCGCAACGGCCTGCTGCGTGGCGAGTTTTCCCGCCGGCTGCAGGCGCTGGACCCGGACCTGGAACTGGTTCCCGCAGCTGGCAACGGCCTGGACGGGGCACAGGTCCTCGCCTCGTTGACCAGCGATCATCCGCTGTGGCAGCTGGTCTCCGCCAGCTAG
- a CDS encoding sulfite exporter TauE/SafE family protein, whose protein sequence is MAPAEYAILAVTLFAAAGLQGSIGFGAGLVAAPVVGMLQPTLLPAFVICLGAVIGLLSVVRERTAIDIRGAGWAMAGRIPGSLMGTWLVVMLPLDMLTWAVALSVLAAVAASFIGWKPVAHRRSLLAAGALSGIMGTATAAGGAPMAIVLQGQEPARVRGTLSAFFLAGSVISVLMLAIAGQVRAEVLITLAAMCPAVILGFLLSGWLNRSIDAARQRMLALGFSIVGSVLLIARLLLF, encoded by the coding sequence GTGGCCCCCGCCGAGTATGCGATCTTGGCGGTGACGCTCTTTGCCGCGGCCGGACTGCAGGGATCCATTGGATTTGGCGCAGGCCTGGTCGCGGCCCCGGTGGTGGGGATGCTGCAGCCCACGCTGCTTCCGGCCTTTGTCATCTGCCTTGGCGCGGTGATCGGATTGCTCTCGGTGGTGCGGGAGAGGACCGCCATCGATATCCGGGGCGCCGGCTGGGCCATGGCCGGAAGGATTCCGGGCAGCCTGATGGGGACCTGGCTGGTGGTCATGCTGCCGCTGGACATGTTGACCTGGGCCGTGGCGCTGAGCGTGCTCGCGGCTGTTGCCGCATCGTTCATCGGGTGGAAGCCCGTGGCGCATCGGCGGTCGCTGCTGGCTGCCGGCGCGCTGTCCGGGATCATGGGCACCGCGACAGCTGCCGGGGGCGCGCCGATGGCCATCGTCCTCCAAGGCCAGGAACCGGCCCGGGTGCGCGGCACGCTGAGCGCGTTTTTCCTGGCTGGCTCCGTCATTTCGGTGCTCATGCTGGCCATCGCCGGCCAGGTGCGCGCCGAGGTGCTGATCACCTTGGCCGCAATGTGCCCCGCGGTGATTCTCGGCTTCCTGCTCTCCGGGTGGCTCAACCGCTCCATCGACGCCGCCCGGCAGCGGATGCTGGCACTGGGTTTCTCGATCGTCGGCTCGGTGCTGCTGATAGCCCGGCTGCTGCTGTTCTAG
- a CDS encoding ABC transporter ATP-binding protein, translated as MNNINPAAPAIDTVLEVKDLSKTYQVAGGRALKALDGINLEVGRGQTLGLVGESGCGKSTLARTLMMLETPDSGTISFDGQDPFGLKGRELLRWRRRVQMVFQDPFASLNARMTAGQIITEPFATHKDLYPGSAARNARLGELMDLVGLRRTDASKSPQEFSGGQRQRIGIARALALNPDLIILDEPVSALDLSVQAQVLNLLNELQQRLGVSYIFISHDLSVVRHVTDRVAVMYLGRIIETGSTEQVFDSPMHPYTASLMSASPKLDPAQRPAERIVLAGELPSPLDPPSGCRFRTRCWKAQPICSAQRPGDQVRDESGSISLGMPGRAPEPGVHSAQCHFPVTSAREAGLVPAGA; from the coding sequence ATGAACAACATTAATCCTGCTGCGCCAGCGATCGACACCGTCCTGGAAGTCAAGGACCTCTCCAAGACCTACCAGGTGGCCGGCGGGCGCGCGCTCAAGGCCCTGGACGGCATCAATTTGGAGGTCGGGCGCGGACAGACCCTGGGCCTGGTGGGCGAGTCGGGCTGCGGCAAGTCCACCCTGGCCCGCACCTTGATGATGCTCGAGACCCCCGATTCGGGCACGATCTCCTTCGACGGGCAGGACCCCTTCGGGCTCAAGGGCCGCGAGCTGCTGCGCTGGCGCCGGCGGGTGCAAATGGTCTTCCAGGACCCTTTCGCGTCGCTGAATGCGCGGATGACCGCCGGGCAGATCATCACCGAGCCCTTTGCCACGCACAAGGACCTCTACCCCGGATCGGCAGCGCGCAATGCGCGGCTGGGGGAACTGATGGACCTGGTCGGCCTGCGCCGCACCGATGCGTCCAAGTCCCCGCAGGAGTTCTCCGGCGGCCAGCGCCAGCGCATCGGCATTGCCCGCGCCCTGGCACTGAATCCCGATCTGATCATCCTCGACGAGCCGGTATCCGCGCTGGACCTTTCGGTGCAGGCGCAGGTGCTGAACCTGCTCAACGAATTGCAGCAGCGCCTGGGGGTGTCCTACATCTTCATCTCCCATGACCTGTCGGTAGTCCGCCACGTCACCGACCGCGTTGCGGTGATGTACCTGGGGCGCATCATCGAGACCGGCAGCACCGAGCAGGTCTTCGACTCGCCGATGCACCCCTACACGGCCTCGCTCATGTCCGCCTCGCCAAAACTGGATCCCGCGCAGCGGCCTGCCGAGCGGATCGTGCTGGCCGGCGAGCTCCCCTCGCCGCTGGACCCGCCCTCGGGATGCCGCTTCCGCACCCGCTGCTGGAAGGCGCAACCGATCTGCTCGGCGCAGCGGCCCGGCGACCAGGTGCGCGACGAGAGCGGATCGATCAGCCTGGGCATGCCCGGCAGGGCCCCGGAACCCGGCGTGCACAGCGCGCAATGCCATTTCCCGGTCACCAGCGCCCGGGAAGCTGGCCTCGTTCCGGCCGGAGCGTAG
- a CDS encoding ABC transporter ATP-binding protein — MSQSTIEKNTTAQAVLEVSGLDVDIRTPKGVVRVVSQVGFTARAGRTLALLGESGCGKSMTAKAVAGLLDSVAHVAGGQAILEGRDLNQMSEKQRRAVAGPVLGMVFQDALTALNPVYPIGTQLGEAFRIHRGLNKKQAKAEAIELMRRVGIPEPETRVNSYPHQFSGGMRQRILIAMAVALSPRLLIADEPTTALDVTVQAQIMDLLATLRKEAQMAVVLITHDLAVVAEQADDLCVMYAGTVVEQGTVAQVFASPTHPYTRGLLDSVPTDAHRGSGLSSIPGSPPELSKIPAGCVYQERCPLAAQICRDERPALRATGQGQQAACHFPLNDLAASAQNPASSMPEGA, encoded by the coding sequence ATGAGCCAGTCAACGATTGAGAAGAACACCACCGCGCAAGCAGTGCTGGAAGTATCGGGCCTGGACGTGGACATCCGCACCCCCAAGGGCGTGGTGCGCGTGGTCTCCCAGGTCGGCTTCACCGCACGGGCCGGACGCACCCTGGCCCTGCTGGGCGAGTCGGGCTGCGGCAAGTCCATGACCGCCAAGGCCGTGGCCGGGCTGCTGGACTCGGTGGCCCATGTGGCCGGCGGGCAGGCGATCCTCGAAGGCCGGGACCTGAACCAGATGAGCGAGAAGCAGCGCCGCGCCGTCGCCGGCCCGGTCCTTGGCATGGTGTTCCAGGACGCGCTGACCGCGCTGAACCCGGTCTACCCCATCGGCACCCAGCTGGGCGAGGCGTTCCGCATCCACCGCGGCCTGAACAAGAAGCAGGCCAAGGCCGAAGCCATCGAGCTGATGCGCCGGGTGGGCATTCCGGAACCCGAGACCCGCGTGAACTCCTACCCTCACCAATTCTCCGGCGGCATGCGCCAGCGCATCCTGATCGCCATGGCCGTTGCGCTCTCGCCGCGGCTGCTGATCGCCGATGAGCCGACCACCGCCCTGGACGTGACCGTCCAGGCGCAGATCATGGACCTGCTGGCCACCTTGCGCAAGGAAGCGCAGATGGCGGTGGTGCTGATCACCCACGACTTGGCGGTGGTGGCGGAACAGGCTGATGACCTCTGCGTAATGTATGCCGGCACCGTGGTCGAACAGGGCACGGTAGCCCAGGTCTTCGCCAGCCCGACCCACCCCTACACCAGGGGCCTGCTCGATTCGGTGCCCACCGATGCCCATCGCGGCAGCGGCTTGTCCTCGATCCCCGGCTCGCCCCCGGAACTGTCCAAGATTCCCGCCGGCTGCGTCTACCAGGAACGCTGCCCGCTGGCCGCCCAGATCTGCCGCGACGAGCGCCCCGCCTTGCGGGCTACCGGGCAGGGCCAGCAGGCCGCCTGCCACTTCCCCCTGAACGACTTGGCTGCCTCGGCGCAGAACCCTGCGTCGTCCATGCCCGAAGGAGCCTGA
- a CDS encoding ABC transporter permease codes for MSETTTTTAASGSALPSKAEARRALRAGKPSMFKMLLRDKFATVAALFLSFVVLVAIFGPMLMGSIAVKQDLMFMNRAPFDPANGWEYILGSDALGRSMLARIVVATRTTLLVAVPAVLAAMVIGSLWGVWAGYHRGRRESISMRIADIIMSFPSLLLAVVVLFVFSPSAANIVLILAITRIPIYMRTARAESAELQSRTFVDAARTFGTRPASIIARHVVPVVIPTLLTLATLEFCFVMLAESSLSFLGIGIQPPDVSWGLMVAQGRQYLQTAWWLSILPGLAIVLTAVAANVLAAWMRIATDPAQRWRLTVDKQAVKSMKKSSIKDARQGS; via the coding sequence ATGAGTGAAACCACCACCACCACTGCTGCCAGCGGCAGCGCACTGCCGTCCAAGGCAGAGGCGCGGCGCGCGCTGCGGGCGGGCAAGCCGTCCATGTTCAAGATGCTGCTGCGCGACAAGTTCGCCACCGTCGCGGCACTCTTCCTGTCCTTTGTTGTCCTCGTGGCCATTTTCGGCCCGATGCTGATGGGCTCCATTGCCGTGAAGCAGGACCTGATGTTCATGAACCGGGCCCCGTTCGACCCGGCCAACGGCTGGGAGTACATCCTGGGCTCGGATGCGCTGGGCCGCTCGATGCTGGCCCGCATCGTGGTCGCCACCCGCACCACGCTGCTGGTGGCGGTGCCGGCAGTGCTGGCAGCCATGGTCATCGGCTCGCTGTGGGGCGTGTGGGCCGGCTACCACCGGGGGCGGCGCGAGTCGATTTCGATGCGCATCGCCGACATCATCATGTCCTTCCCCTCCTTGCTGCTGGCCGTTGTGGTGCTCTTCGTCTTCTCCCCGTCGGCAGCGAATATCGTGCTGATCCTGGCCATTACCCGCATCCCGATCTACATGCGCACCGCCCGGGCCGAGTCGGCCGAGCTGCAGTCGCGCACCTTCGTGGACGCGGCCCGCACCTTTGGCACCAGGCCGGCCTCGATCATTGCCCGGCATGTGGTGCCGGTGGTCATTCCGACCCTGCTGACCCTGGCCACGCTGGAATTCTGCTTCGTGATGCTGGCCGAATCCTCGCTCTCCTTCCTGGGCATCGGGATCCAGCCGCCGGATGTGTCCTGGGGCCTGATGGTCGCCCAGGGCCGCCAGTACCTGCAGACCGCATGGTGGCTGTCGATCCTGCCGGGCCTGGCGATCGTGCTGACCGCGGTGGCAGCGAACGTGCTGGCCGCATGGATGCGCATTGCCACCGATCCGGCCCAGCGCTGGCGCCTGACGGTGGACAAGCAGGCAGTGAAATCGATGAAGAAGAGCAGCATCAAGGACGCGAGGCAGGGATCATGA
- a CDS encoding ABC transporter permease — translation MLTYLRKRIISSAIPLIVVIIGVFALARMTGDPSSLYLPLNATDQMRADFAARNGLDQPIWAQMLDYFGGILHLDFGTSMRTGEDAAFMALRAFPATLQLAAFTMVIAILLAVIVGSAAALKPNGVLDRIASFASMIAASIPDFWLAIVGIWVFAITLGWVPTSGVLGAGAWVLPIATLVMRPFGTLVQVIRGAMVSALSEPYIKLARAKGATQYRVVGQHALRNAAAPALTVAGDLTVGLVNGAVVVESIFGWPGIGKLMIDSILQRDFAVLQACVFLTAVAIFILNIIIDVLYALLDPRVRPSAGRRRRRAARAQLQAATAGNNSDDNDQAGVAAPVRA, via the coding sequence ATGCTGACTTATCTTCGCAAGCGGATCATCTCCTCTGCGATTCCGCTGATTGTCGTGATCATCGGCGTTTTCGCACTGGCGCGCATGACCGGTGATCCATCCTCCCTGTATCTTCCGCTGAATGCCACGGACCAGATGCGCGCCGATTTCGCGGCGCGCAACGGCCTGGACCAGCCGATCTGGGCACAGATGCTCGATTACTTCGGCGGGATCCTGCATCTGGATTTCGGCACCTCGATGCGCACCGGCGAGGATGCGGCCTTCATGGCGCTGCGCGCCTTCCCGGCCACGCTGCAGCTGGCGGCGTTCACCATGGTCATCGCCATCCTGCTGGCGGTCATTGTCGGCTCGGCCGCCGCGCTGAAGCCCAACGGGGTGCTGGATCGCATCGCCTCGTTTGCCTCGATGATCGCCGCCTCGATCCCGGACTTCTGGCTGGCGATCGTGGGCATCTGGGTCTTCGCGATCACCCTGGGCTGGGTGCCGACCTCGGGGGTGCTCGGGGCCGGGGCATGGGTGCTGCCCATTGCCACGCTGGTGATGCGCCCGTTCGGCACGCTGGTGCAGGTGATCCGCGGGGCGATGGTCTCGGCCTTGTCCGAGCCGTACATCAAGCTGGCGCGGGCCAAGGGCGCGACCCAGTACCGGGTGGTCGGGCAGCATGCGCTGCGCAACGCGGCGGCTCCGGCGCTGACCGTGGCCGGCGACTTGACCGTGGGCCTGGTCAACGGCGCGGTGGTCGTGGAGTCGATCTTCGGCTGGCCGGGCATCGGCAAGCTGATGATCGATTCGATCCTGCAGCGCGACTTCGCGGTGCTGCAGGCCTGCGTCTTCCTCACCGCGGTGGCGATCTTCATCCTGAACATCATCATCGACGTGCTGTATGCGCTGCTTGACCCGCGGGTTCGCCCGTCGGCGGGCCGGCGCCGGCGCCGTGCGGCCCGGGCACAACTGCAGGCTGCCACTGCGGGCAATAACAGCGACGACAACGATCAGGCCGGTGTCGCGGCACCGGTGCGGGCCTAG
- a CDS encoding ABC transporter substrate-binding protein, whose translation MFNAQRISSRARKLSLAVAAGALLGTSALSGCSVANSGEAGGGSGAPAAAGDTLRVVLQQEPPTLEACDANLTSTGIVDRSTITEPLIERNPTSGELEPKLATEWSSDDDQTFTLKLREGVKFHDGSDFTAEDAKATIDRAVNSKIGCDVEGYVFGDDDLDAKVVDDYTLSVKSKKKDPILPLRLSFLEVVPAETSATEKVREPIGTGPYQLDQWTAGQSIDVSAFADYWGEQPAFKKANYQWRSEASVRASMVTAGEADIATGLSPEDNIGELGVAYPNNETVALRMHDNAAPLNDIRIRQAVNYAIDQETITKSLYGGRDKPAAQLVPEGVVGHNGSLQIWPYDLDKAKALVEEAKADGVDTSAPIEFVVRTAQFPRIQELSQVIQQNLSDIGLKVDLKMLETSQQLKYQVRPFPESDNALMVMIQHGNQAGDAAFTVDQYMTTKGAQSAFGNEEMDKLIAKADQATGEDRQKDFEEVFKYQNEKLVQFAHISHQTGMLGISKSVSYEPNSSSGDELRLAEATPAS comes from the coding sequence ATGTTCAACGCACAACGCATTTCGAGCCGGGCCCGCAAGCTTTCCCTGGCAGTGGCAGCAGGCGCACTGCTGGGCACCAGCGCGCTGTCCGGCTGCTCGGTGGCCAACTCCGGGGAAGCCGGTGGCGGCAGCGGCGCCCCGGCAGCGGCCGGCGACACCCTGCGCGTAGTCCTGCAGCAGGAGCCACCGACGCTCGAAGCCTGCGACGCCAACCTGACCTCCACCGGCATCGTGGACCGATCCACCATCACCGAGCCGCTGATCGAGCGCAACCCGACCTCGGGCGAGCTGGAGCCGAAGCTGGCCACCGAGTGGAGCAGCGATGACGACCAGACCTTCACCCTGAAGCTGCGCGAGGGCGTGAAGTTCCACGACGGATCGGACTTCACAGCCGAGGATGCCAAGGCCACCATCGACCGCGCGGTGAACTCCAAGATCGGCTGCGATGTCGAGGGCTACGTCTTCGGCGATGACGACCTGGACGCCAAGGTGGTCGACGACTACACCCTGTCGGTCAAGTCCAAGAAGAAGGACCCGATCCTCCCGCTGCGGCTGTCCTTCCTGGAAGTGGTTCCAGCCGAGACCTCCGCCACCGAGAAGGTCCGCGAGCCCATCGGCACCGGCCCTTACCAGCTGGATCAGTGGACGGCCGGCCAGTCCATCGACGTCTCGGCATTCGCCGACTACTGGGGCGAGCAGCCGGCCTTCAAGAAGGCCAACTACCAGTGGCGCTCGGAAGCCAGCGTGCGGGCCTCGATGGTCACCGCCGGCGAAGCAGACATCGCCACCGGCCTGAGCCCGGAGGACAACATCGGCGAATTGGGCGTCGCCTACCCGAACAATGAGACCGTGGCCCTGCGCATGCATGACAATGCCGCTCCGCTGAACGACATCCGCATCCGCCAGGCCGTGAATTACGCCATTGACCAGGAAACCATCACCAAGTCGCTGTACGGCGGCCGTGACAAGCCGGCCGCCCAGCTGGTTCCGGAAGGCGTGGTGGGCCACAACGGCAGCCTGCAGATCTGGCCATACGACCTGGACAAGGCCAAGGCCCTGGTGGAAGAAGCCAAGGCAGATGGCGTGGACACCTCCGCGCCGATCGAATTCGTGGTCCGCACCGCACAGTTCCCGCGCATCCAGGAGCTCTCCCAGGTGATCCAGCAGAACCTGAGCGACATCGGGCTGAAAGTGGATCTGAAGATGCTGGAAACCAGCCAGCAGCTCAAATACCAGGTGCGCCCGTTCCCAGAATCCGATAACGCCCTGATGGTCATGATCCAGCACGGCAACCAGGCCGGCGACGCGGCCTTCACCGTAGACCAGTACATGACCACCAAGGGAGCCCAGTCCGCCTTCGGCAACGAGGAAATGGACAAGCTGATCGCCAAGGCCGACCAGGCTACTGGCGAGGATCGGCAGAAGGACTTCGAGGAGGTCTTCAAGTACCAGAACGAGAAGCTGGTCCAGTTCGCGCACATCAGCCACCAGACCGGCATGCTGGGCATCTCGAAGTCGGTGAGCTACGAGCCGAACTCCTCCTCGGGCGACGAGCTGCGCCTGGCCGAAGCCACCCCTGCCAGCTAG
- a CDS encoding 2-hydroxyacid dehydrogenase yields MSYENPITGDQILRVGPVNPAVAAILADEFQATVLPGAEERNAWLEEHGTRIRVAVCSGKIGVDSDLMKQLPNLEAIVNFGVGYDATDFGQAAQRGILLSNTPDVLTDCVADTAMGLYLDTLRGLSAAERFVRAGTWASGQNFPLATRATGRKVGILGLGRIGQAIADRLEGFKTEIHYHSRSQKEGAAYQYHASAKELAEAVDVLIVAAAGGPDSANLVDASVLAALGENGFIINIARGSVIDEAALVTALQQKTIAGAGLDVFAREPHVPSQLLELDNVVLLPHLGSGTVETRADMTSLTIENLRSYLKDRALITPIS; encoded by the coding sequence ATGAGCTACGAGAACCCCATTACCGGAGACCAGATCCTGCGCGTCGGACCGGTCAACCCAGCAGTTGCCGCCATCCTGGCCGACGAATTCCAGGCCACCGTGCTGCCCGGAGCCGAAGAACGCAATGCCTGGCTGGAGGAACACGGCACAAGAATCCGCGTGGCGGTCTGCTCCGGCAAGATCGGAGTGGACAGCGATTTGATGAAGCAGCTGCCGAACCTCGAAGCGATCGTGAACTTCGGCGTGGGCTATGACGCCACCGACTTCGGCCAGGCCGCCCAGCGCGGCATTCTCCTGAGCAACACCCCGGATGTGCTGACCGACTGCGTTGCCGACACCGCCATGGGCCTGTACCTCGACACCCTGCGCGGGCTGAGCGCCGCAGAGCGTTTTGTGCGTGCCGGCACCTGGGCCAGCGGCCAGAACTTCCCTTTGGCCACCCGCGCCACCGGCCGCAAGGTCGGCATCCTGGGCCTGGGCCGCATCGGCCAGGCGATTGCCGATCGGCTTGAGGGCTTCAAGACGGAAATCCACTACCACTCCCGCAGCCAGAAGGAGGGTGCCGCATACCAGTACCACGCTTCGGCGAAGGAGCTGGCCGAAGCAGTGGACGTGCTGATCGTCGCCGCGGCCGGCGGCCCGGATTCTGCCAACCTGGTTGATGCCAGCGTCCTGGCGGCCCTGGGCGAAAACGGCTTCATCATCAACATCGCCCGCGGCTCGGTCATCGACGAGGCTGCCCTGGTCACGGCCTTGCAGCAGAAAACCATTGCCGGCGCCGGCCTGGATGTCTTCGCAAGGGAACCGCATGTACCGTCCCAGCTGCTGGAGCTGGATAATGTGGTGCTGCTGCCGCATCTGGGCTCGGGCACCGTGGAAACACGGGCCGACATGACCTCGCTGACCATCGAGAACCTGCGCTCCTACTTGAAGGACCGTGCGCTGATCACCCCGATTTCCTGA